The following proteins are encoded in a genomic region of Myxococcota bacterium:
- a CDS encoding epoxide hydrolase, whose product MAGTPPRVALRAFAPRVDEAVLADLRERLARARFPDAFDDPGWSYGTSASYLRELCAHWRDAFDWRAVEARLAAWPHGMATVEDERGVLDVHFLDARSPEPDAFPLVLVHGWPGSILEFLDVLPLLVDPRAHGADPRDAFHVVCPSIPGFGFSPPPRATGTDPRRVARAFAALMGALGHARYGAQGGDYGSVVSTLLGVEDAAHCAALHLNMVLAGPPKDAADPLAGVSEEELARLAHTRENARTETGYYAIQSTKPQSLGHGLADSPVALAAWLVEKFRAWSDCGGDVERRFTKDALLANATLYWATNTIASSCRLYAEQARMGSFRPSAVPTAAAIFPGEPIRPPRAWAEARYPNLVRWTEMPRGGHFAAMEEPALLAEDVRAFFRAFRANGADGAVGSNGA is encoded by the coding sequence GTGGCCGGCACCCCCCCGCGCGTCGCGCTGCGCGCCTTCGCGCCGCGGGTCGACGAGGCCGTGCTCGCCGACCTGCGCGAGCGCCTCGCGCGCGCGCGCTTCCCCGACGCGTTCGACGACCCGGGCTGGAGCTACGGCACGAGCGCTTCGTACCTGCGCGAGCTGTGCGCGCACTGGCGCGACGCGTTCGACTGGCGCGCCGTCGAGGCCCGGCTCGCGGCCTGGCCGCACGGCATGGCGACCGTCGAGGACGAGCGCGGCGTCCTCGACGTCCACTTCCTCGACGCGCGCTCGCCCGAGCCCGACGCCTTCCCGCTCGTGCTCGTGCACGGCTGGCCGGGATCCATCCTCGAGTTCCTCGACGTGCTGCCGCTGCTCGTCGATCCGCGCGCGCACGGGGCCGACCCGCGCGACGCGTTCCACGTCGTCTGCCCGTCGATCCCGGGCTTCGGCTTCTCGCCGCCGCCGCGTGCGACGGGCACCGACCCGCGGCGCGTCGCGCGCGCGTTCGCGGCGCTGATGGGCGCGCTCGGCCACGCGCGCTACGGCGCGCAGGGCGGCGACTACGGCTCGGTCGTCTCGACGCTGCTCGGCGTCGAGGACGCGGCGCACTGCGCGGCCCTCCACCTCAACATGGTGCTCGCGGGGCCGCCGAAGGACGCGGCCGACCCGCTCGCCGGCGTCTCGGAGGAGGAGCTCGCGCGGCTCGCGCACACGCGCGAGAACGCGCGCACCGAGACGGGCTACTACGCCATCCAGAGCACGAAGCCGCAGTCGCTCGGGCACGGCCTCGCGGACTCGCCCGTCGCGCTCGCCGCGTGGCTCGTCGAGAAGTTCCGCGCGTGGAGCGACTGCGGCGGCGACGTCGAGCGCCGCTTCACGAAGGACGCGCTGCTCGCGAACGCGACGCTCTACTGGGCGACGAACACCATCGCGTCGTCGTGCCGGCTCTACGCGGAGCAGGCGCGCATGGGGAGCTTCCGGCCGAGCGCGGTGCCGACGGCGGCGGCGATCTTCCCGGGCGAGCCGATCCGCCCGCCGCGTGCGTGGGCGGAGGCGCGCTATCCGAACCTCGTGCGCTGGACGGAGATGCCGCGCGGCGGCCACTTCGCCGCGATGGAGGAGCCGGCGCTCCTCGCCGAGGACGTGCGCGCGTTCTTCCGCGCCTTCCGCGCGAACGGCGCCGACGGCGCCGTCGGGTCGAACGGCGCCTAG
- a CDS encoding amidohydrolase family protein: MSGAHASGAALRERLDHPVIDCDGHLLEFRPAVRELFEEEAGRGLLPAFDMMLDVWSLARRMTPDAMRNAGLFRMTWWGFPAARTHDRATAMLPRLLHERLDELGIDFAVLYPTYGLGALSVDDEAVRRASARAYNRYLAEVTAGLGDRLTAAAVIPMHTPGEALDALEHAVRALGFKVAVLAGHVRRPLAPNDGFDAASVPRAAGWIDTFGLDSPHDYDPVWAKCIELGIAPTFHSSAMGWPGRASVSSYVLNHVGNFAAAGEATCRSLVLGGVTRRFPALRCAFLEGGAGWATTLLADLLGHWEKRGAHHIREYDPAAIDLAALRERIAKYGDRRTLAHAGALEAELGVLAGPGVGADADAGALDELAACGIAERADLVHRFVEPFHFGCEADDPLTPLAFDRRANALGTRLKAVFGSDVGHWDVPDMRDVLAEALEPVEDGRMTPDDFRAFVFDNPLSLWCGANPRFFDGTRVEGAVRAALTGR, translated from the coding sequence GTGAGCGGCGCGCACGCGAGCGGCGCGGCGCTCCGCGAGCGGCTCGACCACCCGGTGATCGACTGCGACGGACACCTGCTCGAGTTCCGCCCGGCCGTGCGCGAGCTGTTCGAGGAGGAAGCGGGTCGCGGCCTGCTGCCCGCGTTCGACATGATGCTCGACGTGTGGTCGCTCGCGCGGCGCATGACGCCCGACGCGATGCGCAACGCGGGCCTCTTCCGCATGACGTGGTGGGGCTTCCCGGCGGCGCGCACGCACGACCGCGCGACCGCGATGCTGCCGCGCCTGCTGCACGAGCGGCTCGACGAGCTCGGCATCGACTTCGCGGTGCTCTACCCGACGTACGGGCTCGGCGCGCTGTCGGTCGACGACGAGGCCGTGCGCCGCGCCTCCGCGCGCGCCTACAACCGCTACCTCGCGGAGGTGACGGCCGGGCTCGGCGACCGGCTCACGGCGGCGGCCGTGATCCCCATGCACACGCCCGGCGAGGCGCTCGACGCGCTCGAGCACGCCGTGCGCGCGCTCGGCTTCAAGGTCGCCGTGCTCGCGGGGCACGTGCGCCGACCGCTCGCGCCGAACGACGGCTTCGACGCGGCGAGCGTCCCGCGCGCGGCCGGCTGGATCGACACGTTCGGCCTCGACTCGCCGCACGACTACGACCCGGTCTGGGCGAAGTGCATCGAGCTCGGCATCGCACCGACGTTCCACTCGAGCGCGATGGGCTGGCCGGGGCGCGCGTCCGTGTCGAGCTACGTGCTCAACCACGTCGGGAACTTCGCCGCCGCCGGCGAGGCGACGTGCCGCTCGCTCGTGCTCGGCGGCGTGACGCGCCGCTTCCCGGCGCTCCGCTGCGCGTTCCTCGAGGGCGGCGCGGGCTGGGCGACGACGCTGCTCGCCGACCTGCTCGGCCACTGGGAGAAGCGCGGAGCGCACCACATCCGCGAGTACGACCCGGCGGCGATCGACCTCGCCGCGCTGCGCGAGCGCATCGCGAAGTACGGCGACCGCCGCACGCTCGCGCACGCCGGCGCGCTCGAGGCGGAGCTCGGCGTGCTCGCCGGCCCGGGCGTCGGCGCCGACGCCGACGCCGGCGCGCTCGACGAGCTCGCCGCGTGCGGCATCGCGGAGCGCGCGGACCTCGTGCACCGCTTCGTCGAGCCCTTCCACTTCGGCTGCGAGGCCGACGACCCGCTCACGCCGCTCGCCTTCGACCGCCGCGCGAACGCCCTCGGCACGCGCCTCAAGGCCGTGTTCGGCTCCGACGTCGGCCACTGGGACGTGCCCGACATGCGCGACGTGCTCGCCGAGGCGCTCGAGCCGGTCGAGGACGGCCGCATGACGCCCGACGACTTCCGGGCCTTCGTGTTCGACAACCCGCTCTCGCTGTGGTGCGGCGCGAACCCGCGCTTCTTCGACGGCACGCGCGTCGAGGGCGCCGTGCGCGCCGCGCTCACCGGACGCTAG
- a CDS encoding glutamine--tRNA ligase/YqeY domain fusion protein gives MAGGDAETTKGEGGARADEARPRDFLREIVAKDVAAGKHGGRLAMRFPPEPNGFLHIGHAKAIAIDFGIAREFGAPCHLRFDDTNPSTEDPRYVEAIERDIRWLGYDWGAHLYHASDYFEQMYEHAVALVRKGRAYVCDLSSEEHTRLRGTLTEPGSDSPYRARTVDENLDLLTRMRAGEFEPGSRVLRAKIDMASPVLTMRDPILYRIQKKPHYRRGAEWCIYPMYDFAHCLEDAIEGITHSFCSLEFADHRPLYDWILEALGFPDDDRPHQYEFARLNLTHTVTSKRTLRRLVDEGLVDGWDDPRMPTLSAMRRRGYPPEAIVRFAEDVGVARRENWIELQRLEYFVRDELNRTAARVSAVLDPLEVVLTNWPEGRVDELEAVNNPEDPAAGTRRVPFAGRLFIERDDFLEDPPKKFFRLAPGREVRLRYAYFITCHEVVKDASGRVVRLLCTYDPATRGGDAPDGRKVKGTLHWVSADHAVDAEVRLYETLFTAEDPSDVPEGGSVLDHLNAASKTVLRGCKVEPSLAAAPVGARFQFERTGYFCVDPDARDGAPVFTRTVTLRDSWAKVSGKGDA, from the coding sequence GTGGCCGGCGGGGACGCGGAGACGACGAAGGGCGAGGGCGGCGCGCGCGCGGACGAGGCGCGTCCGCGCGACTTCCTGCGCGAGATCGTCGCGAAGGACGTCGCCGCCGGGAAGCACGGCGGCCGGCTCGCGATGCGCTTCCCGCCCGAGCCGAACGGCTTCCTCCACATCGGCCACGCCAAGGCGATCGCGATCGACTTCGGCATCGCGCGCGAGTTCGGCGCGCCGTGCCACCTGCGCTTCGACGACACGAACCCGAGCACCGAGGACCCGCGCTACGTCGAGGCCATCGAGCGCGACATCCGCTGGCTCGGCTACGACTGGGGCGCGCACCTCTACCACGCGTCCGACTACTTCGAGCAGATGTACGAGCACGCGGTCGCGCTCGTCCGGAAGGGCCGGGCGTACGTGTGCGACCTGTCGAGCGAGGAGCACACGCGCCTGCGCGGCACGCTCACCGAGCCCGGAAGCGACAGCCCCTACCGCGCGCGCACGGTGGACGAGAACCTCGACCTGCTCACGCGCATGCGGGCCGGCGAGTTCGAGCCCGGCTCGCGCGTCCTGCGCGCGAAGATCGACATGGCGTCGCCCGTCCTGACGATGCGCGACCCCATCCTCTACCGGATCCAGAAGAAGCCGCACTACCGGCGGGGCGCGGAGTGGTGCATCTACCCGATGTACGACTTCGCGCACTGCCTCGAGGACGCGATCGAGGGCATCACGCACTCGTTCTGCTCGCTCGAGTTCGCCGACCACCGTCCGCTCTACGACTGGATCCTCGAGGCGCTCGGCTTCCCGGACGACGACCGCCCGCACCAGTACGAGTTCGCGCGGCTCAACCTCACGCACACGGTGACGAGCAAGCGCACGCTGCGGCGCCTCGTCGACGAGGGGCTCGTCGACGGCTGGGACGACCCGCGCATGCCGACGCTCTCGGCCATGCGCCGGCGCGGCTACCCGCCCGAGGCGATCGTGCGCTTCGCCGAGGACGTCGGCGTCGCGCGCCGCGAGAACTGGATCGAGCTGCAGCGGCTCGAGTACTTCGTGCGCGACGAGCTGAACCGCACCGCGGCGCGCGTGTCGGCCGTGCTCGACCCGCTAGAGGTGGTGCTCACGAACTGGCCCGAGGGCCGCGTCGACGAGCTCGAGGCGGTGAACAACCCCGAGGATCCCGCGGCGGGCACGCGCCGCGTGCCGTTCGCGGGGCGGCTCTTCATCGAGCGCGACGACTTCCTCGAGGACCCGCCGAAGAAGTTCTTCCGCCTCGCGCCCGGCCGCGAGGTGCGCCTCCGCTATGCGTACTTCATCACCTGCCACGAGGTCGTGAAGGACGCGAGCGGACGCGTCGTGCGCCTGCTCTGCACGTACGACCCGGCGACGCGCGGCGGCGATGCGCCGGACGGGCGCAAGGTGAAGGGCACGCTCCACTGGGTGTCCGCCGACCACGCGGTGGACGCCGAGGTGCGCCTGTACGAGACGCTCTTCACGGCCGAGGACCCGAGCGACGTTCCGGAGGGCGGGAGCGTGCTCGACCACCTGAACGCCGCGTCGAAGACCGTGCTGCGCGGCTGCAAGGTCGAGCCGAGCCTCGCGGCGGCGCCCGTCGGCGCGCGCTTCCAGTTCGAGCGCACCGGGTACTTCTGCGTCGACCCCGACGCGCGCGACGGAGCGCCGGTGTTCACCCGCACCGTCACGCTGCGCGACAGCTGGGCCAAGGTGAGCGGGAAGGGCGACGCCTAG